In the genome of Methylomagnum ishizawai, the window GGCCGTTCGCGGAGGTCATCGCCGTTTTTTATCCATATTCATAAGTTCGGCGCTGGAAAATTCTGCGCGGTACAAATGGTTATACCTGCTTGTTTTTTGCCTGCGGGGGACCGCTTGGAATATTCCGTCAAGAAAAGGGCGGTTTGCAATGTGACACCTACGCCGGATTGGAAATGCATTACAGACTATCTCGATAGGTTCGGCACACCGTGGAGATTTCCCAAGTGATAGACGCTCAATATTTCCATTTCACCCTAGGCCCGGTGCAATCCTTCGTCGCCCAGGCGCGGCGGACGCGGGACTTCTGGGCCGGGTCGTTCCTCTTGTCCTGGCTGTCCGCCGTGGCGATGCGCGAGGTCGAGGCGCAGGGCGGGAAGATTGTCTTTCCGGGGTTGGACTTGGCGTTCCGGGATGCCTTGACGGGTGGAGCGAAGCAACGGGGGCCGCAGCAGGGCAGTGTGCCCAACCGCTTCAAGGCCCAGGTCGGCCCCGGATTCGCGCCGGAGCAGGTTGACGTGGCGGTGTGGATGGCTTGGAAAGCGCTCGCGGAACTCGTGTGGCGGGAAGACTTGGCGGAATTGGTGGGGAAAATCGACGACGGCTCGAAATCGAAAACCGGCCGGCCCAAGATCGAACGGCTCTGGCGCAACCAGATCGGGGGATTCTGGGAGATGACTTGGTGCCTGACCGGCGATCCCCTGGAAAGCGACCTCCTGGACCGGCGCAAGAATTGGCGGACCTACCTGCCGCCGCCGCAAAGCGGGGCCAAATGCGCCGTGATGGAGGGGTGGCAGGAGCTTTCCGGGGCCAAACCGCCGCCCAAATCCAAGGACGGTTTGGAACAGGCGGCAGCGGAGCGGGAAAGGCCGGATTTTTGGGCCAGGGTCCGCGCCCACCTCCGCACCAGCGACTTGCGGGACGACGAGCGGCTCTGTGCCATCGCCTTCGTCAAGCGGCGCTTCCACCGCCATTTCCATCGGCTGCAAGGTGTCACCATGCCCGGTGGCTGGACCCTGTACGGCTGGCGTATCGAAACCGGCGTGCCTTCGGTGGGCTTCATGGCCGCCGTCCCTTGGCTCGCCGACCTGATCGCCGATCACGACAAGGTGGCGGACGGGGTGTTGGAAGCGCTTTATGAAAATGGCTTGGCGCTGGCCGGCGACCACGACGAATGGCGCACCCGCATCCGTTGCGTCGAATCGGCCCTGGACTCCCGCCCTGGGTCCAAGGCGTGGGAACTGGCCCGCCTGGATGGCTCGGTGTTCTTCCCCGACCTGTACGGTTCCCAGTTCAAGGGCAAGGGGGACGCCGAGAAGAACGCGATGCGCGAAGCCCTGGCCCGCCTGGGCCGGGGTACGCCGCCGCCGTTCTACGCCCTGCTGCTGATGGACGGCGACAACCTGGGCAAGTCTCTTTCCAACGGCGTGCCCGAGACTGGCGATCCCAAAACGAGGAGGCAAGCCGCCGAGAAGCGCGAGCGCCTAATCGCCTTGGCGCTGGAGAAGTTCACTGCTAGGGTCTCTGGCTCCAACAAGCCCGTGGACACTGTGGCCCTGCCCGATAAAGGCACGGTGGATTTGCATGATGGCTTCCTCGTCTACGCCGGCGGCGACGATGTGCTGGCGCTCCTGCCGGTGCGCAGCGCCCTGGAATGCGCCCGCAAGCTTCGGCAGGACTACCTGGAATGTTTCGGCGAAGCCCATCGGGTGCTTGGGATCGATCCGGCAAAGCGCATTCCCTGTTCGATTTCGGCGGCGATCCAATTCGTCCACGTCCATTGTCCCCTGACCCGCGTCTTGCGCGATGCCCATCATTTGCTTGATGAAATCGCCAAGGACGGTTGCGGGCGCGATGCCCTGGCGGTGCGGGTGGTCAAGCCGGGCGGCGCGACCTTGGAATGGGCCATGCCCTGGGAAACGGCCCTGACACGGGACGAACAAGGGGAAGAAAGCTTGGTGGTCGGCCACATGGCGCGGCGCTTCGCCCAGGAACAGGCGCAGGCAACCGGCCTTAGCAGCAAGTTCCTGTTCGGGATGCGGGATATTTTCGACCTCCTGACCGAACCCCCGGACCCGGACGGTCCCGATTGCCCCAAGCGGGCCGACCTCGGCCTCGACGACAGGGCCATCGTCGATTTGCTCATGGCGGACTATCTGGCTTCGGGCGGCAATACCGCCCTGCGCGGGGACGGCGAAGCCCGGCCCGCGATCCGTGCCGCCATCGAAGCCCTGTTCCGGCAATGCCAGCCGCAAACCCGCGGCCCGGAGGGAGGTTTGATCGACATTGGAAGCCCCCGCGCCGACGCCGCGCTGCTGGTGCGCTTCCTCGCCAGCCAGGGAGCCGCCGCATGACCGCCACGACCTATCTCATCGAGCCGGTGGACACCTGGTTTTTCCGCGACGCCCTGCCGTTCGACGCGGTGGGCGGGACCGACCTGCGTAGCCTGTTCCCGCCCCCGGCCCGCACCGTGGCCGGTGCCTTGTGGCAGGCCCGGAACGGGGACGTGCCCAATCTGCAAACAGAAAAACGCCGGTTCCTGCCGCGGCATCCAGAAGCTGCCAAGGCGGGCAGCCCGGACAGGGAGAACGATCCCTTCATGGCGGCGCTGTGCCGGGGGCCATATCTCGCCTACCGGGCGGCGGCGCAAGACGGGGAACCGGAACAGGCTTATCAGAAGCTTTATCCGATGCCGCTGGACCTGTTGTGGCATAAGGAAGCAAGCCGCTTCGTGCGCCTTAGCCTACCTTTGCGGCCCGTGCATTGCGACCTGGGCCAAGTATTCCTGCCCAAACTCGCCCGCGAAGACCGGGAGGCGAAGGTGTTGGAACAGGCTTGGATGACCGGGGAACAACTGGCGGCCTACCTCGCCGGGACCGGGTTGCCGACGGGCGAACCCCTCCAGGCCGGGACGCTGTTCACCCCGGAACCCCGGATCGGATTGGCCCGCCACAACGCCCGGCGCACCGCCGCCGACGGTCTTCTGTACAACAGCACCCATGTCCGGTTGCACGCCGACCCGGACCCCCGGCACGCCGGGGCCGGTTTATTCATGGAGGTGGCTTGGCCGGACCCGGACCGCGACCCGCCTTGGCCGGGCGGATTGGTGCGCCTGGGCGGCGAGGGTCGGCTGGCCGAGGTCCGGGAATGGACGGCACCCACCCCGCTGGGTCCGGTCGCCATCGCGGCGGGCGAGGCCGTGTCGCCCGAGTTGGAAGCGGACGGACCCGCCGGGCAAATCCTGGGCCTGATCCTGCTGTTACTGACCCCCGGCCAATTCGGACCCACCCCGGTGCCGCCGGGTTTGAAGCTCGCGACCCGCGAGGGCCGCGACGTGGCCGCCGGGACGCTGCGTTATTGGAAGCACGGCAAGCCGGGCCGCATGGAGGTGATCGTCCATGCCGGGGTGGTCGGCAAGGTCCAGCGCGAAGGCGGCTGGAACCCGGCCAAGCACCGCCCGCGCCGGGTGCGCGGCCTGCTGCCCGCCGGGAGCCTGTGGTATTGCACCTTGCCCGGTTCCCAGAATATTGATTCGCTCAATGCCGCCATCTCCGCCCTGCACGGTGCCCAGCTTGGCGAAGACATCCATCTCGGACGCGGCGAACTGGCGGTCGGCCTCTGGCGTCGGTCCCCATTGCCTGTGTCCCATCCCACCGCCCAGGAGAACTAACCATGCCCCAGACCACGGCCCTGCTTGGGCTACTCGCCGAGACCCCGTTGCACGCCGGGACCGGCCAGACCTTCGGCCTCATCGACCTCCCCATCCAGCGCGAGGCCCATACCGATTGGCCCTGCGTGTATGGTTCGGCGATGAAGGGCGCGTTGCGTGCCCGCGCCGAGGATTTGTACCCGGATCAACGCCGGACCGGCTGGATCGTCGATGTGTTCGGTCCCGAAGCCACGCCCGAGAAGGGGGACGGGGCACCGCAACCGTCCGATCATGGCGGTGCCCTGGCCGTCACCGACGCCCGTTTGCTGCTGTTGCCGGTGCGCTCGCTCACCGGCTTCTACAAGTGGGTGACTTGCCCGGCCCTGTTGCGCCGTTTCGGGCAGGACCGGCGGCGGCTGTTGGGCGAAGAACCGTTCGCGCTGGCGGAGGCAGCGCTGCCCAAGGACGATGGGAAGCGGCTGGAAGCCGTGGTGTGCCAGGACGGCGGCGACTTGTTCCTGGAGGAATTCCGCTTCGTGGCCCGGACGGAATCCAAGACGTTGGAGCCGGTGGTCGGGGCCATCGCGCCCTTGCTGGGGGGCAACCCGGCCAAGCCGGATTTAAGGCAACGGCTGGCCGTGGTCGGCGACGACCTGTTCACCCATCTGGCGCGGTTCGCCACCGCCGTGGCCGCGCATATCAGGATCGAGGGCGAACGCAAGACCGTCCGCGACGGTGCCCTGTGGTACGAGGAAACCCTGCCGCCCGATACCGTGCTGTACACGGGTTTGCTGGCGGCGGCTTCGCGCCGGGAGGGGGCCACCTTGACGGCGGCGGATATCCTCGCCCACGCCACCCGTAGCCTGTTTCCCGCGGGCGACGAATACCTCCAGGTCGGCGGCAACGAGACCGTGGGCATGGGCTGGTGCCGGGTCGTCACCATCGGGCGGGGTTGACCATGCAAACCATGCAACAGCAACGCGCCCGCCACGCCCTGGCCCAGGTCCGGGCCGCGCAGGCAAAACTCGGCGCCAAGGAGCGCAAGGAGTTCCGCGCCCATACCCAGGGCTTGCCGTACATGATCCACGTCAACGGGTTGGGGCAGGCTTACGCCTTCTACCTGAGCAAGCGCGAGAAACCCAGCTACCGGGCCCTCTGCGGCACGCTGGCGGTTTGGCTGTTGGCGGAGGGCAATCCCTGCCACGACGGCCAGGGCGACGGGAACAACGCCCCGGAACGGCTGCTGGCGGCGCTGGTCGATGGCGACCAGCAGCGCTACCTGTCGGCCCAGGCCGAGGCCATCGCCTATATGGGCTGGGTCAAGCGCTTCGCCGACGCCTTCCTGGTCGAGGACAAACCACGGGAGGAGGAACCGCCATGCCCGCCCCAAGAATAAGCCTGATCGGTGGCCTGCCGCTGTACCGGGAGGCGGCGGAAGCGAGGCCGGGATTACGGCCCGACGGCCACGCCGGGTTGTGGTTCGACCGCTTTTTCAACGCCTATCACTGGGATGCCGGGGAAGGCGTCCTCGCCATCGACAAGAACGGCGGCAAAAAAGGGGAGAAATCACGGCAGGATCAATGGTTGGACGCCTTGGTCCGGGCTTCCGCCCGCGATCCGGCACCCTTGGCCCGGAGGTTGGCGGCGTATCGCGCCCGTGTGGAGCGCTTGGTCAAGGCTCGGGGCGGACGGACCCAGGCGTTCCGGTCCGACTGGAATTTCGTGACCGGGATGGGCCTGCCGCATCCCCTGGAAAATGGGTTGGCGTGGCATCCGACGCTGGGCGTGCCGTATCTGGCCGGGGCCGGGGTCAAGGGCTTGCTGCGGGGGTTTTTCACGCACTGGACGGACTTGGACGGCGGTTTGATCGAACGCTGGTTCGGACCGGAGTTGGACGGCCCGGAAGACGAGGCGGCGGCGGGCGAATTCGTGTTTTTCGACGCGGTGCCGGTGGTGCCGCCCGCGCTGATGGTGGATGTGATGACCCCGCACATGGGCAAGTGGTATGAGGAAGGCGGGGAGATCGAACTGGACGAAAAAGGCCGCTTGCCGCCGGAGCGGGTGCCCGCCGACTGGCACGACCCGGTGCCGGTGAAGTTCCTGGCGGTGCGGGATATCCGGTTGCTGTTCGCCATCGCGCCGCGCCGCCGGGGGGCGGGGGACGTCCCGGAGGCCGAGGCCTTGAAAGCGCTGTTCGATGGGTTGCGCGGGGCGTTGGAATGGGTCGGCGCGGGGGCGAAAACCGCCGTGGGCTATGGCCGATTTGAAGAGAGCGCAGAAGCTTGATTCCATTGGGAAAAATGGCTATTTTGACCCTCCGGCGCGGGTCCGGGGCTGGAAATGCCCGGCTCGCGCCGCAAACGGCCCCTGGAAGCCACGCCCGGCGCGGTTTCCAGGGGCGGCAGTTGACGGATTCGCCCTTTGTCGAAGGGTTTGAAACACGATTACCGCCACAGAAGCGGGATCGTTGATAAGTTGACGGATTCGCCCTTTGTCGAAGGGTTTGAAACTTTGAACCATCTTCGGTAGGAAAAAAATCATCTTGTTGACGGATTCGCCCTTTGTCGAAGGGTTTGAAACTTCCTTATTGATTTGCGCCGCCCGTCGCCTCCGCGTTGACGGATTCGCCCTTTGTCGAAGGGTTTGAAACACTTCCTGCGTGATTTGGTCAGCAAGCTTCTGACGAGTTGACGGATTCGCCCTTTGTCGAAGGGTTTGAAACCTCCGAGCACATCGCAACGCGATGCGCGAAACTGTTGACGGATTCGCCCTTTGTCGAAGGGTTTGAAACTACGCAACGCGGCTTGTTGATTGGCAACCTCCGTTGACGGATTCGCCCTTTGTCGAAGGGTTTGAAACTTGGTTAATCCATTGAATAATGACTCCAAGGGGTTGACGGATTCGCCCTTTGTCGAAGGGTTTGAAACTCCGCAGGGGACTTGTTCGGCAATAACCCCAGGTTGACGGATTCGCCCTTTGTCGAAGGGTTTGAAACACGGACCGATGATCTTGCCGTCCGTAGTCAAAAGTTGACGGATTCGCCCTTTGTCGAAGGGTTTGAAACACGGACCGATGATCTTGCCGTCCGTAGTCAAAAGTTGACGGATTCGCCCTTTGTCGAAGGGTTTGAAACCAGAGGCGAACACGAGGGATTCGGTCAGGATGAGTTGACGGATTCGCCCTTTGTTGAAGGGTTTGAAACCCTAACCTTTTCAAGCTCCCATCCCCTCCCGCCGCGTCCGGGAGGGGAAATTTCCCCACCACAAGCTTGTGAACCCGCAAACGCCACCGGCGTTGGGATAGGCTGGTTCCGTCCTTTCCCAACGACGGAGAACCCCCCATGGCCGTTCTGAGCGCCCTCGAAAAAATCGCGTCCTACTTCCGCCCGCCCACCCATACCCCCGAACCCGAAGCGACGACCGGGCCGGACTCCACCGCCAACCCGCCGACCGAACCCCGGACCACGCCCTTCGAGGCGCTGGCCGGGCGGCTCGGTGACTATGGGGTCGTGCTGGAAGCGCGGGGTTCCGACAGCGCCCGGCTGCTGGCCACCACCGGCTTCATGCTGGGCGAACACCACGATGCCATCGCGCCCTTGCTCGATGCGGTCCTGGCCAGCCCGCCCGGCGCGGCGATCCGGCTGGACCTCGGGCAACACCCGGCGGCGGACATCGGCATCCTCTGCCAGTTCGGCCAAACCCTGGACCGGCTGGGCCTGCTGGCCGGTTACGAATACCGGCGGGCACCCCACTACCTGCTCACGGCCACGGCGCGGGACTGCCCGGAGGGGCGGCGCTTCCTGGCCGAGGGCTGGTTTCCACACTATGGGCGGGTGGCGGTGTTGCGGCGGCTGGGCCAGCCCAGTACAGTGGGCCGGTAGGCATACCCGCCTAATCCAGCCATCCCATAAGGCTTTATAAAAACCGGAGTAAAAAATGAGCCATTGGTCCCTACCCGCACTGTTATCCAACCTACATCGAGATATACAAAACCGTCTTGCCATATCCCGAGATTCGCTAGCCCATCCAGTCGCCAAAGGGGATGCGAGCGAAAGTATCTGGCTGGAGCTATTCCAAACCTATTTGCCACAGCGCTATCAAGCCGCTAGCGCCCATGTCGTCGATAGTCAAGGGAAATTCAGCGAACAAATAGACGTGGTGGTTTTCGATAGGCAATATTCGCCGTTCATCTTCAATTATCAAGGACAGAAAATCATCCCGGCGGAAAGCGTTTATGGGGTATTTGAAGCCAAACAAATTCTCAAGGCCGAAACCGTCGAATATGCCCAAGCCAAAGTCGCTAGCGTCCGCCGCCTGCATCGGACCAGCCTGCCCATACCCCATGCGGGCGGCACTTATCCGCCCAAGCCGTTGGTGCCGATCCTGGGGGGTATCTTGGCGTTTGAAAGCGATTGGAAACCCGCCTTGGACCAACCGCTGCTCGCCGCGCTGGATAGGGCTGACACCGATTCGCGCCTGGATATGGGATGCGTTGCCGCGCATGGCATCTTCGATTACCGGCGGGAGGACTCTGCCTATCACCTGACCCCCCAGGAAAAACCCGCGACGGCGTTTCTGTTCGAGTTGATTTCCCGCCTACAATCCAGCGCCACCGTGCCCATGATCGATATCAAGGCTTATGCCGCGTGGCTGGCGATTTCTTGAGGGGCGGGCCTGTTGGAGACGGCGGAGTACCGGATTTTATGAAACCGCGCAGAAGATTGATTCCATTGGGAAAAATGGCTATTTTGCCCATTCGGCGCGGACTTGGGGCTGGAAATGCCCGGCCCGCGCCGCAAACGGCCCCTGGAAGCCACGCCCGGCGCGGCTTCCAGGGGCGGCAGTTTCCGAATTGACCCTTTGTCGAAGGGTTTGAAACGGAACAGTAAACGCGACCATAGATTCGCTTCGCGTTTCCGAATTGACCCTTTGTCTAAGGGTTTGAAACTTCCGCGCCATCTCCGGGTCGGTGATGCTTTTCGTTTCCGAATTGACCCTTTGTCGAAGGGTTTGAAACAAACTCATACCCAGTGCTGGAACAGCTTTGCTCGGTTTCCGAATTGACCCTTTGTCGAAGGGTTTGAAACGGGGTGTACCGCTGGGAAAATTGCTTGCTCAACTGTTTCCGAATTGACCCTTTGTCGAAGGGTTTGAAACGCTCAAATCCTTGAGTCGCTGCAAGTTCATGGGTTTCCGAATTGACCCTTTGTCGAAGGGTTTGAAACTTGCATATACCGGACATCCAAAATCATTTGCCTGTTTCCGAATTGACCCTTTGTCGAAGGGTTTGAAACAGACCATGGATTGCCAGACCAAAGAAAACCACGTTTCCGAATTGACCCTTTGCCTAAGGGTTTGAAACAACAGAATTCCTTGCCGGATTCCGTACAGAAACCTCTCTAGAAAAACTCCCGCACCACAAGCTTGGGGAAACCCACCCCCTCCGCGTGCCGTCCCTATACTGGCCGCGTCCCCGCCCACCGCCACCGACCGGCGCTGGGCGGTTTTGCTCCCTCCCTCATCCACGGAGTTTTCAATGACGCCCGCAACTCAAAAGCGCCCCAGCGCGGCCCCCGGCCTATGGGACGAACTGGCCCACAAAATCCTGTCCCAGCTGTTCGCCTCCGGGCGGCCCTGGCCGGTGGTGCTGGTCGCCCTGGTCATGACCGCCCTCAACCTGTTCGCCAGCAGCCTGTTCGAGCTGACGGCCTGGCTCGACGACCGGCACGCGCTGGGCTGGATACACCTCGGCTTGGGATTCCTGGCCTTCCCGGTCCTGCTTTGCTGGCTGATCCGGGCCGCCCGCAAGGCCCGGCAACGGCTGCGGCCCGTGGTCACGGAAGAACGCCCCCAACCCGTCCGGGGACTCATCCTCTACCTCAGCGTGCTGCACGCCGACCACGCCGCCAAACTGGCCGACCCCGCACGGGAAAAGCTGGACTTGGCGGGCTTCCGCCAACGCTACGAACGCGCCAGTTGGCGGATGCCGGTGGAAGCGATAGCCCACCATGCCGGGCGGCTGGACTATGTGGTGGTCATCCCCTCGCAGGGCGCGAAGGGCAGCGCGGAACAACTGCCGCGGTTCCGGGAACTGCTGGCCGAGCTATTCCCCGCCGCCGGGTTCCGGCGCGTGGACATCGGGCAAATCCCGCCCGGCCATTCGGCGGACGGCGACTACCGGGGCGGTCTGGATTTCGAGGGGGATTCGGAACGGCTGGCGGCGGCCACCGACGACGCCTACGACTACCTGCGCGGCCATGGCCTGCAAGCCAAGGACATCCTGATCGACATCACCGGAGGCCAGAAAACCACCAGCATCGTCGGTTCCGCCGTCGCCCTGGCCGAGGGGCGGCGCATCCAATACGTCAGCACCCACGATTACGGTGTCAGGGTCTACGATGTGAGTTATGGGATATAGGCGACGGAAACCGGGCGGACCCGCCCCAGGAGGACACACCCCATGGCCTTGATTTACGTCATCAATTCCCCGGTGCTGACCGGCTATGGCCTGTGGCGGTTCGAGGGACCGCTGGCGGAATCCGCCGCCCGCGAGCTGCTGGCCGGGGGTTTCGTGTCGGCGCTGGGCCACGCAGGCGCGGCGCGGTTCCTGTCGGCCCGGCTGGGCCTCGGAATCCCGGTGAACCGCGTCCGGGTGGAACTACAACCGGGCGACCGGGCGCTGGTGCTGCGGTTATTGGAGCGCCTGCCGGAAAACCGGGCGCTGAGCGCCGCCGAGATGGAGGAATTGCCGTTCGAGTTGGGGTTGCTGACCCGGTTGGAATAGGCGGCGGCGCGGGCTGGACCCACCGCCATGACCCAGGCCAAGCCCTGGCGGCTTGGCAACGCCGGGACCGTAGCGGTGGAATGATAGGGCGGGTTCTGGGCCGATTGTCCCTGGTCAAGGCTGTCGGCCTGGGGTGGGGTAGGTTCTTCCAGCGGGAAGGCTGGATACGGGTAGGACGCCCCCGATATTTGGCTAGCCGCGCACCGTAAAACTTGGTCCGCATTCCGCGGAAATCCGCGGAGCAAGTGCGGGAATAACGCCAGAAAAACAACCGCTTGGGCGAAACTTGGTCCGCACTTGGTCCGCAACTTGGTCCGCAACTTGGTCCGCACTCCATGCCGAAACAGGGAATATCGATCCGCGAAGCCGCCCGCCGCCTTGGGGTAGATGAAAAGACCCTGCGGAATTGGCGCGTCCAGGGCTTCCTGGCGCTCCTGGACGACGGCAGCATCGACCCGGCCCGGCTGGACGAAGGCACGACCAGGGCGGGCCGCGCCCAGTCCCCCATCCATGGCGGCAAGCGGGCGAAGGGCCGGGCGGGAAATAACCATCTATCCTACCGGAACCCTCGGTTTCGTCCGAACAGCTTCTTCACCAGGGCAGGCCGGGCCGGTTCCGGCTGTTGTACTTCCTGTACTTGCTGTACATGGTTAGAAGTTTCCGGGGCCGGAAAAGAAAGGTCGCCCCCGCCAATCCATGTGCAGGTGCGCCCAGGTTCCCGACTGAACCGCCGGGATGCCGCTCTTTTCGTGTGGTGCGCGGTGGAATAAAAAAACCCGCTCGAAGCGGGTCTTTGGGTGCGGGTTATCCCGCTCGGTCCGTCTACATTGCGTTTACACGATTTTGGCATCTTGCCGGTGCCGTCTGTTCGATCTACGCAAGTCTTTGAATTTATTGGTGCCGGAGGTCGGAATCGAACCGACACTTGGTTTCCCAAACCAGATTTTGAGTCTGGCGCGTCTACCAGTTTCGCCACTCCGGCGTTAAGAGCCGCGTATTATAGGGAAACCCTTCCAAAAAGCCAACCGTTTTCGCGATGCGACTTCGGACCCCTGCCCGGACTAAACTTGCAGGGGTCCATCCGCCCGTCATCTGCCGAAGGAAATCCCCAGTGAGCCCAACCATCCCAGCCCATGCCGAACCGGCCTCCTTGAAGGCGCTGTACCAAGAACTCCACGCCCTGGCCGCCCAGGGCCGCGATCAGCCCTACGACCTCGCCATCGCCGGGCGTATCGAAGCCCTGGTCGGCCACCATCTCGCCGAACTCAAGGCCAAACTGGTGCAACAGGAAAGCCAGAAACTCCTGGAGTTCGTCGCCACCATCGCCGACCTGGGTAAGCGCATCCCCATCGGCGATTTCGAGGACGAAGCCTTCCTGGGCGCGTTCGGCCACGCCTGGGGCAGCCATCTGGACCGCCACTTGCGGCATCCGGTGGAGCGCGGCTATTTCGCCAGGACGCTGGCCGACATGGCCGGGCGCTGCAAGGAAAGCGCGGGCGTGCTGGCCCGGCTGCGCCGCCAGCGCCAGGAATTGGCCTATCAGATCGCCGAGCAGGAAGCCGCGCTGGGCGGGGCCGGTTTCAAGCAGCGCCGGGAGTTGCTCAACGCGCTGGTCGCCCTCAAAAGCCAGCAGGGCGAGGCCGAGCGCGGCATCGCCCTGGAGGAAATGAGCGCCCTGGAAATCCTGTTGCCGCCCGGCGTGGATTACGCGGCGCTCACCGCCGATCCGCCGCCCTTGGCCTTCGTGCCGGAAAAATTCCATGCTTCCGCCGTCGCCGCGCTGTTCGCCTGGCCGGACGCGCCGCCCTACGAGGAAGTCCGCCCGCTCAACTCGATGGCCGAGCCATTCGCCCCGGAACCCGTCCCGGACCCGGTGCCGGTCGAGGAAATCGCTTTGGATGGGGTCGCCGAAGCGCCGCCGGAACCGCACGAGGAAGCGTGGTACCGGACCTTGTTCACGGAAGAGGAAACGCCGTCCGCCCCGGCTCCCGAAGCGGAACCCGTCCCGGCGGCGGTGTCCGCCGAGGCACAGGCCGTGGTCCCGCCGCCGCCCGCCGAACCCGTCCCGGAGCCGGAATCCGCCCCGCCCGCCTATGCCGAGGATTGCGAAACCGCCGTCCAGCGCTTCATCGCGGCCTATCGCGACAAATCGCCGGATTTGGGCGTGGCCATCGAGAACGTGGCTTTCCATTGGATCGACCGGGGCTATGTCAACGTGGCCTACACCACCTTGAAATCGGCCCAGTTCAGCCACTTGCCCATTCCCAGCCTGTTGGTCCCGGATTTGTTCAAGGCGGCGTATTTCGGGATGCATGTGTGGTCGCGGGAGGATGAAGCCCTCGCCACTTCCCAACGCTTGCTCAATTTCCTGTCCCCGCCCTTGATCGACGAACTCTGCGCCCGGCGGCCCGGCGGCCCGGCGGTGCCCTATTTGCTGTTCGTGGCCAGTTTCCAGCCGGCGCTGTTCGGCGGGAGCCATACCCAGGCGCCGGCCTTGGTGGAATACGCCGGCCATGGGTTCGGGGAAGGTTTCCGCCAGCGCTTGGAGCAATTGCTGCGCTTGTTCGGCAGCGACGGTTCTCTGGGTTTGGAGGTGTTGCGGAAACTCCCCGCCGGCGATGAGCGTAGCGCCCGTGCCCAGTTGTCGGCCCGCCTCGCCGATTGGCATGTGCGTATCCTCGACAAGCAGAACGGTTGGGGTCCGGTGCGGGCGGCCTTGGGTAATTGCCTGGCCCGCAACGAGTTCGACCGGGCCATCAAGGCCATCCAGGCTCCGGATTCCAACGATGTCGAGGGTGTGGCCGCTTTCGCCGCCAAGTACCGCGACCGCAAGGCCATCGGCGCTTTGATGGAAGCCCAGGTGGCTTCGGTGCTGTCCTCGCCCGAGCCCTTGCCCACCGAGGAGCGCAATGCCAAGTCCTGGTTCATCCTCAATATGCTCGACCTGTGCGGCATCGCCAATGATTGGCTGGCCGAGCAGCGTTTGCGGCGTGGGGCCGATCCCGCGGGCGGCGGTTTGATCGGCGGCGTGCTGAATCCTTTGGCGGCGCTGCGCGAGGAGATCGAGCGCTCGGTCACGCCCGCCGCCCCGTTCGAGCAGCGGGTGGCGGCGCGGCTCGCGGCCCAGGCCATCGGCAAGGTCCGGCTCGCCATCGAGGATGTCCAATCCAGCGTGGTGTGGAGCGCCAAGCAGACCAACGCCTGGCTCTCGCTGCCCTACGACATGATGGAGGCGGTGGGTTTCAGCGGGGACGCCGAGGGCGAGTTGGTGTGGCTGG includes:
- a CDS encoding STIV orfB116 family protein, which encodes MALIYVINSPVLTGYGLWRFEGPLAESAARELLAGGFVSALGHAGAARFLSARLGLGIPVNRVRVELQPGDRALVLRLLERLPENRALSAAEMEELPFELGLLTRLE
- a CDS encoding DUF6602 domain-containing protein — translated: MSHWSLPALLSNLHRDIQNRLAISRDSLAHPVAKGDASESIWLELFQTYLPQRYQAASAHVVDSQGKFSEQIDVVVFDRQYSPFIFNYQGQKIIPAESVYGVFEAKQILKAETVEYAQAKVASVRRLHRTSLPIPHAGGTYPPKPLVPILGGILAFESDWKPALDQPLLAALDRADTDSRLDMGCVAAHGIFDYRREDSAYHLTPQEKPATAFLFELISRLQSSATVPMIDIKAYAAWLAIS
- a CDS encoding transposase, with translation MPKQGISIREAARRLGVDEKTLRNWRVQGFLALLDDGSIDPARLDEGTTRAGRAQSPIHGGKRAKGRAGNNHLSYRNPRFRPNSFFTRAGRAGSGCCTSCTCCTWLEVSGAGKERSPPPIHVQVRPGSRLNRRDAALFVWCAVE